A portion of the Paenibacillus marchantiae genome contains these proteins:
- a CDS encoding MFS transporter: MKKLLWIGCLSYFLIGLAHVVLGSILPVALEHYGKDYSQGGTLIFAQFAGFLGGVLLSPWLNKRFGKRGGILIATALLCIAELSYMLLPPWGWMFVIAPAAGFGFGMIEAVIGTIIIAAIKDNTAVAMSRLEVLFGIGAMVMPLIASGLISAGYWRMSFLVVAVCAAMTFIFWAKSSFGELNNELSRRNSDQTPGHTHAAELPNGMNPADIKPTRSTYRGRNLALLSLFVLFFFLYVGTEMSLANFMPAILIEKMNMKEAGAALSVTCFWIAMSVGRLFAGYIAEKFQYRVYVLYSCLAAVVLLMIFPFTNQIWSAFLIILLLGLALSGVFSIALVFASKMLPGTEESTPSILIASGGVGGAILPLVTGWSLDHLEVNQSAWMLAIFAVGLLIISVIAYQWQRRHTVSSAS; encoded by the coding sequence ATGAAAAAATTGCTTTGGATTGGATGCTTGTCCTATTTCCTCATCGGACTTGCCCACGTCGTTCTCGGCTCCATCCTGCCCGTTGCCCTTGAACATTATGGCAAGGATTATAGTCAGGGAGGCACACTGATATTTGCCCAATTTGCCGGGTTCCTGGGTGGTGTACTGTTATCTCCGTGGTTGAATAAACGCTTTGGTAAACGAGGTGGCATATTAATTGCTACAGCTCTGCTCTGCATTGCAGAGTTATCCTATATGCTGCTGCCTCCTTGGGGCTGGATGTTCGTCATTGCACCTGCAGCTGGGTTCGGATTCGGCATGATCGAGGCTGTCATCGGTACAATCATCATTGCTGCAATTAAAGATAATACGGCGGTTGCCATGAGCCGACTCGAAGTTTTATTTGGTATCGGCGCTATGGTCATGCCGCTCATTGCCAGCGGTCTGATTTCTGCCGGGTACTGGCGCATGTCGTTCCTCGTGGTTGCCGTCTGTGCAGCGATGACTTTTATCTTCTGGGCCAAAAGTTCATTCGGTGAGCTGAACAACGAACTGAGTCGACGTAACTCAGACCAGACCCCTGGACACACTCACGCTGCTGAATTGCCAAATGGAATGAATCCTGCAGACATTAAACCAACTCGTTCAACCTATCGCGGCCGTAATTTGGCTCTTCTGTCTTTATTTGTTCTATTTTTCTTTCTCTATGTCGGCACCGAAATGAGCCTTGCCAACTTCATGCCAGCCATTCTGATTGAGAAAATGAACATGAAGGAAGCAGGTGCTGCGCTTAGTGTTACCTGCTTCTGGATCGCCATGTCTGTTGGACGACTGTTTGCCGGATATATTGCGGAGAAATTCCAATATCGCGTCTACGTTCTGTACAGTTGCCTTGCAGCAGTTGTACTGCTGATGATCTTTCCTTTTACCAACCAGATCTGGTCGGCATTTCTGATCATCCTGTTGCTCGGGCTCGCACTATCGGGCGTGTTCTCCATTGCCCTCGTCTTCGCCAGCAAAATGCTGCCTGGAACAGAAGAATCAACGCCCAGCATCCTGATTGCATCAGGTGGTGTTGGTGGTGCCATTCTGCCTTTGGTTACAGGCTGGAGTTTGGACCATCTGGAAGTTAACCAGTCGGCGTGGATGCTTGCCATTTTTGCAGTTGGTCTGCTGATTATCAGCGTGATCGCGTATCAATGGCAGCGCAGGCATACCGTGAGTTCAGCATCGTAA
- the serS gene encoding serine--tRNA ligase — protein sequence MLEMKWIREHAEEVQAAAVGKRMDISIRELLERDEERRALLLETEEGRRVRNSLSADIGRLMQAGEREQAEGLREQVKQLNGQLEQVEAKLAVMQEEVTRLQWLVPNVVSPDTPVGASDEDNVELRRVGELPVFDYEAKDHVELGERHDLIDIPRGVKIGGTRSYVLKGAGLLLHRAVQQLALDLLLKHGFTPMEVPLMVRENTLLNTGFFPTGRDQVYELVGENKWLVGTSEVPLVSYYADEIVDVQEPIKLAATSTCFRSEVGSGGRDVRGLYRVHQFAKVEQVIICAPDAEESERMLQEITGHAEELLQLLELPYRVVAVCTGDMSQKTYKQYDIETWMPSRNAYGETHSSSNLHDFQARRSNIRCRDAQGKLAYCHTLNNTAVASPRILIPLLENHQQADGSIRIPAALQPYMGGAEYLVLAH from the coding sequence ATGTTGGAAATGAAGTGGATTCGGGAGCATGCAGAAGAGGTGCAAGCTGCGGCAGTTGGCAAGAGAATGGATATCAGTATTCGTGAATTGTTGGAACGGGACGAAGAGCGCAGAGCACTTTTACTGGAGACGGAAGAAGGGCGTAGAGTTCGTAATTCGTTATCTGCAGATATCGGCAGACTGATGCAAGCTGGTGAGCGTGAACAGGCCGAGGGTTTAAGGGAACAGGTGAAACAGCTGAATGGTCAGTTAGAGCAAGTTGAAGCCAAGCTTGCCGTTATGCAAGAGGAAGTGACAAGGCTGCAATGGTTGGTACCCAATGTTGTATCGCCAGACACGCCAGTGGGTGCATCGGATGAGGATAATGTGGAGCTGAGACGTGTGGGTGAGCTGCCGGTATTCGATTATGAGGCCAAGGATCACGTGGAACTCGGTGAACGGCATGATCTAATCGACATCCCCCGTGGGGTGAAAATCGGCGGAACACGAAGCTATGTGCTCAAAGGAGCAGGGCTTCTCCTGCACCGGGCTGTACAGCAACTTGCGCTTGATCTGCTGTTGAAACATGGATTTACGCCAATGGAAGTTCCATTGATGGTGAGGGAGAATACACTCTTGAACACGGGGTTCTTCCCCACAGGACGGGATCAGGTCTATGAATTAGTAGGCGAGAACAAGTGGCTGGTGGGAACATCGGAAGTGCCGCTGGTTTCGTATTATGCGGATGAGATTGTGGATGTGCAGGAGCCAATCAAGCTGGCAGCCACATCGACATGTTTCCGCAGTGAGGTTGGCTCAGGCGGGCGGGATGTACGCGGATTGTACCGGGTGCATCAATTTGCCAAAGTGGAACAAGTCATTATCTGTGCACCGGATGCGGAAGAATCGGAGCGAATGCTGCAGGAAATTACAGGACACGCCGAGGAGTTACTGCAATTGCTGGAACTGCCTTATCGTGTTGTGGCTGTGTGTACAGGGGATATGTCGCAGAAAACGTACAAACAGTACGATATTGAGACCTGGATGCCAAGCCGCAATGCTTACGGGGAGACACATTCGTCGTCGAATCTGCATGATTTCCAGGCTCGGCGTTCGAATATTCGTTGTCGCGATGCCCAAGGTAAGCTTGCCTACTGCCATACGTTGAACAATACGGCTGTGGCTTCGCCACGCATACTGATTCCATTGCTGGAGAATCATCAGCAGGCGGATGGGAGCATTCGTATTCCAGCCGCACTTCAGCCCTATATGGGCGGTGCTGAATATTTGGTTTTGGCGCACTAG
- a CDS encoding response regulator transcription factor, whose translation MNLLLADDEPLMLQILKAYFVKEGFLVFLAEDGEAALNLFYNNQIDLAVLDWMMPGRSGVEVCREIKRTSRAKVLLLTAKGESDDEFLALKAGADDYLRKPFDSRILLLRVKKLLQLSSKIIVGELTVDLEGQKVYRRGVDVGATHKEFELMKVLGMNKGQIVTRKILLDQVWGFDYFGEERTVDTHIRRLREKIGEDSIKTYRGMGYCLEDQDE comes from the coding sequence ATGAACCTGCTACTCGCGGATGATGAGCCGTTGATGCTGCAAATATTAAAAGCCTATTTCGTTAAAGAGGGCTTTCTGGTGTTTTTAGCCGAGGATGGGGAAGCAGCCCTGAATCTCTTTTATAATAATCAAATCGATTTGGCGGTTTTGGATTGGATGATGCCAGGACGCAGCGGTGTTGAGGTGTGCCGGGAAATCAAGCGTACGAGTCGTGCGAAGGTACTGCTGCTGACAGCCAAAGGGGAATCGGATGATGAATTTCTTGCCTTGAAGGCCGGGGCGGATGATTATCTGCGCAAGCCGTTTGATTCGCGTATCCTGCTATTGCGTGTAAAGAAGCTGCTGCAACTTTCCTCCAAAATCATTGTGGGAGAACTGACTGTCGATCTGGAAGGCCAGAAGGTTTACCGTCGTGGAGTGGATGTAGGGGCTACCCATAAGGAATTCGAATTAATGAAGGTTCTGGGAATGAATAAGGGGCAGATCGTAACCCGTAAAATATTGCTGGATCAGGTGTGGGGTTTCGATTACTTCGGCGAGGAGCGTACGGTAGACACTCATATCCGCAGACTGCGTGAGAAAATTGGAGAAGATTCAATCAAAACGTACCGGGGAATGGGCTATTGCCTAGAGGATCAAGATGAGTAA